In the Streptomyces sp. NBC_00193 genome, CGACGCGGTCGCCGCGCGCGGGCCAGCCGGAGTAGTCGGTACGGGAGGCCGTACGCCAGACCGTGGGCGCGACCCGGACCAGCTGACCGGGGTCCAGCGCCTGCTCCGCCGCCGCGTTCTTCGCGTAGAGCGGGGCCGCGGCCCCGTCGGCCCCCCATCCGCCGCCGGGCAGCGAGAGCAGCACCCCGCACACGGCGAGGGCGATCCCGGCGGCGATCCCGGCCCGCACGAGCCGGCGGCGGCGCAGCAGATCGGTGGGCCGGGCCTGGAGCACGCAGGGGTCGAACTCGGGGGAGGCGAACAGCTCGTCGGTCGAGGGGTCCCCGGATTCCGCGACGGCGGCGGCCGGATTGACCACCCCCGCCTCGGTCAGCACCCGCAGCACCTCCGGCTCCGGCAGCCGCTCCAGCGCCCGCAGGACGCACGCGGCCCGGCCGGGCCCGTCGAGGGTGGCCAGCCACTGGTCGAGCGCCAGCTCCTCGGCCCCGCCCGAGCGCGGGAACAGCCGCAGCCCCCACACCTGGGGGAGCACCGGCGGCAGTTGAGCCCGCCGGGGCAGCGCGCGGAACGTCAGCGGGATCCCGGCCTCCAGCGCGGACCGCAGCACGCGCAGCCGTACGTACGCGTACCCGGACTCGGGACCCGCCCCGCCCCGCTGCCCCGGCACCCCGCCCTGCACCGCGGCCTGCGCGGCGGCCGCCCCGTCCCGCCGCCCGCGCGGCAGGGCGCGCTGGGCCAGCGAGTGGGCGGTGAGGACCCGGCGGTTGCGGCCGAGTGAGGGCGGCAGCACCAGGTAGGCCAGTCGCACCAGCCGGGGATAGTGCTCGACGATGGCGGCCTCGGCCTGCTCGACATCGGGGGAGAGGGGGCGGGTGGCGGTATCCGGCGCAGTCACGTTCAGCAGAACGAGCGAATGGTCGGATGGTCACCGGGTCCCAGCGCGCATGTTCGGACCGGCTCTCCCGGCGGGCTCAGACGATCAGGCGGGCGCGCAGGGCCTCGACCGTCTCGTCGGAGACGCCGAGTCCCTCGCGCACGTACTTCTCCATCGAGCCGTAGCGCGTGTTCACCTCGTCCAGCCCGGCCTCCAGGTAGGAGGGGAAGACTCCGATCAGCGCCAGCGCGATGTCCGGGTCGCCGCCGGCCGCCGTGAAGCCCTCGATCATCGGGGCGAAGGCGATCCGCACCGCCGGGTTGACCGACAGGTACTCGCTCATCAGCGTCTCGTCGTCGGCGCCGAGCAGCGACAGGATCACGGTCGCGCCCCAGCCCGTACGGTCCTTGCCCGCCGTGCAGTGGAAGAGCAGCGGCCCCGACTGCGGGTCGGCGAGCTCGGTGAGCAGCAGCCGGTACGCGGACTGCGCGGAGCCGGAGCTGACCAGGGAGCGGTAGAGGCTGGTGAACAGGGCCTGCACCTTGCCGCCGCCCAAGTGCTCCTCCGCCACCACCGGGTCGGACAGGATGTCCTTGAGCTGGGCGGCGGGTATCTTCCCCGGGCCGCCGTCGCCCCCGGCGTCGGCCGCCATCTTGTCGGCCAGGGCGTCGGCTATGAGCAGCCGGGCGCCGGCCGGCACCCGGTCGGGGTGTTCGCCGCGCTCCACGCCGGTACGGAAATCGATGACGGTGCCGATGCCCAGCGCGGCCACCGCCCGGTCGACGTCGAGGTCGAGCCGGTCGAGCTGGCCGGAGCGCAGCACCAGACCCGGGCGGACGCTGCGGCCCCCGGCGAGCGGGGTGCCGCCGAGGTCCCGGAGGTTGGCGACGGTCTTGGCGGTGGTGACGGTCATCGTGGCGGCTCCAACGTGATCAGAGAAACGTGATCAGAGAATCGAATGATCAGAGAACTGGATGGCTCGGAATGAAGCGCGCTGGGTGACGCGTGTCATCCGTATGATTTTCGGAGATTTCGCTCCGGAAAGGTAATCGGCCGCCAGCGAGACCCCGAGGCCGAGCCCCAGGGCCACCAGGTGCCCGGCGTCGGTGAAGGTCCGCTCCCGCCGCAGCACCGGCCGGACGGCGAGCGCCAGCAGACCGGCCCGGGCGGTGGTGCGCACCGGCCCGCGCGGAAGGGCCGAGGTCAGCGCCCCGAGCACGGTGTTGAACCCGTAGCTCGTGCCCACGTCCACCGCCCGCCGGGTCGCCGGGCCCGCCGTCCGGCGGAGCACCCCGTACACCAGCAGGGTGGCCGTGACGTGCCCGAACAGGAAGGCGGCCGCCGTCCACCAGGCCCCGTAGGCGTACTCGGCGTACCCGAGGACGGCCGCCAGCAGGAGCGCGTACGGCAGCGGCATCGGCTCCTCGACGAGGAAGGCGCTGGCCGGCAGGGTCTCCCAGCGGCCGGCGTCCAGGTTGTCGGCGTGGGTGGAACACCGGCGCAGCAGCCGCTCCCGCGCCGCCGGGTCCAGCCGCTCCAGGGCGTACGCCCCGAGCTGGACCGTGCCCGTGTACACCGCGCTCAGCGGGACCGTCAAGGACAGGGGGCTCATCGGTCCATGATCGGCCACGGGGGTGCCGTACGGCGAGGCGGGGGGCCATGGCAACATGCCCAGGTCATGTCACACAGCCCCGCGCCGATGCGCGCCATGCGGGCCGCACTCTTCGCGGCGGTGGCCGTCGCACTGGGTGCGGCGGGGCATTCGTACATGTCCGGTACGGACCTTCCCGCACTGGGTCTTCTGTCCGCATTCGGGCTGACCGGAGGGCTAGCCTGGCTCTCCGCCGGGCGTCGCCGCGGACCCCTCGCCATCGCCGCGGCGCTGCTCGCCGTCCAGGCGGTCCTGCACCTCGTCTTCTCCGCCTCGGCCGGTGGCCGGCATCAGGCGGGTGCGGGCGGGGGCTCGGGCCCGGACACGGGCGGGGGCGCCGTCCCGGAGGGTGCGGCCGCGCACGGCGCGCATTCGGTGGAGGGCGTGAGCGGCATGGACGG is a window encoding:
- a CDS encoding tyrosine-protein phosphatase, translated to MTVTTAKTVANLRDLGGTPLAGGRSVRPGLVLRSGQLDRLDLDVDRAVAALGIGTVIDFRTGVERGEHPDRVPAGARLLIADALADKMAADAGGDGGPGKIPAAQLKDILSDPVVAEEHLGGGKVQALFTSLYRSLVSSGSAQSAYRLLLTELADPQSGPLLFHCTAGKDRTGWGATVILSLLGADDETLMSEYLSVNPAVRIAFAPMIEGFTAAGGDPDIALALIGVFPSYLEAGLDEVNTRYGSMEKYVREGLGVSDETVEALRARLIV
- a CDS encoding rhomboid-like protein, producing MSPLSLTVPLSAVYTGTVQLGAYALERLDPAARERLLRRCSTHADNLDAGRWETLPASAFLVEEPMPLPYALLLAAVLGYAEYAYGAWWTAAAFLFGHVTATLLVYGVLRRTAGPATRRAVDVGTSYGFNTVLGALTSALPRGPVRTTARAGLLALAVRPVLRRERTFTDAGHLVALGLGLGVSLAADYLSGAKSPKIIRMTRVTQRASFRAIQFSDHSIL